From Perognathus longimembris pacificus isolate PPM17 chromosome 22, ASM2315922v1, whole genome shotgun sequence, one genomic window encodes:
- the Adrb2 gene encoding beta-2 adrenergic receptor, whose protein sequence is MGPPGNHSAFPLAPNGSSQAPPGRDPAEARDEAWVAGMALVMSLIVLAIVFGNVLVITAVARFERLQTVTNYFITSLACADLVMGLAVVPFGASHILMKTWTFGNFWCEFWTAIDVLCVTASIETLCVIAVDRYVAITAPFKYQSLLTKSKARGVILLVWVVSGLTSFLPIQMHWYRASHPEALACYAEDTCCDFFTNGAYAVASSIVSFYLPLVVMVFVYSRVFQVARRQLLKIDRAEGRFHHHAQQQQQQPLGPLEPDARGSGAPGAPGGRRSSKFCLKEHKALKTLGIIMGIFTLCWLPFFIVNVVHSIQDDLIPKEVYILLNWLGYVNSAFNPLIYCRSPDFRIAFQELLCLRRASVKAYGNGYSSNGHGQGKADYPGAQPSGDPPGTAGFGNRPGTVASDSVDSPRGRNWSTDDSLL, encoded by the coding sequence ATGGGGCCGCCCGGGAACCACAGCGCCTTCCCGCTGGCGCCCAACGGCAGCAGCCAGGCGCCGCCGGGCCGGGACCCCGCGGAGGCGCGGGACGAGGCGTGGGTGGCGGGCATGGCCCTGGTGATGTCGCTGATCGTGCTGGCCATCGTGTTCGGCAACGTGCTGGTCATCACCGCCGTGGCCCGGTTCGAGCGGCTGCAGACGGTCACCAACTACTTCATCACCTCGCTGGCCTGCGCCGACCTGGTCATGGGGCTGGCGGTCGTGCCGTTCGGCGCCAGCCACATCCTCATGAAGACGTGGACCTTCGGCAACTTCTGGTGCGAGTTCTGGACGGCCATCGACGTGCTGTGCGTCACGGCCAGCATCGAGACCCTGTGCGTCATCGCGGTGGACCGCTACGTCGCCATCACCGCCCCGTTCAAGTACCAGAGCCTGCTGACCAAGAGCAAGGCGCGCGGGGTCATCCTGCTGGTGTGGGTGGTGTCGGGCctcacctccttcctccccatccaGATGCACTGGTACCGCGCCTCCCACCCGGAGGCCCTGGCCTGCTACGCCGAGGACACCTGCTGCGACTTCTTCACCAACGGCGCCTACGCCGTCGCCTCCTCCATCGTCTCCTTCTACCTGCCGCTGGTGGTCATGGTCTTCGTCTACTCCCGGGTCTTCCAGGTGGCCCGCCGGCAGCTGCTCAAGATCGACCGGGCCGAGGGCCGCTTCCACCACCacgcccagcagcagcagcagcagcccctgGGCCCGCTGGAGCCGGACGCGCGGGGCAGCGGGGCGCCCGGGGCGCCCGGGGGCCGCCGCTCCTCCAAGTTCTGCCTGAAGGAGCACAAGGCCCTCAAGACCCTGGGCATCATCATGGGCATCTTCACCCTGTGCTGGCTGCCCTTCTTCATCGTCAACGTGGTGCACTCCATCCAGGACGACCTCATCCCCAAGGAGGTCTACATCCTCCTCAACTGGCTGGGCTACGTCAACTCCGCCTTCAACCCCCTCATCTACTGCCGGAGCCCCGACTTCAGGATCGCCTTCCAGGAGCTCCTGTGCCTGCGCAGGGCCTCGGTGAAGGCCTACGGGAACGGCTACTCCAGCAACGGCCACGGCCAGGGCAAGGCCGACTACCCCGGGGCGCAGCCGAGTGGGGACCCCCCGGGCACCGCAGGCTTTGGGAACCGTCCAGGGACTGTGGCCAGCGACAGCGTGGACTCCCCCCGAGGGAGGAACTGGAGCACCGATGACTCCCTGCTGTGA